GCAGTCATAAAGTTAAGCTTTTTCGGTAAAGCCATCTGGTAAAATTTATAAGGTTTCTAAAAGCTCTGAGCAATGGGATCGACTCGTGTACGGATCGCAATTGATGCAATGGGAGGGGATCACGCACCCGGTGAAATCGTTGCTGGCGCAATGCGAGCAAAGGAAGAATTGGGTGTAGATATATTACTGGTTGGCGATCCCCAACAAATAGAAGCTGCCTTGCCACCAAAAACGAATTTAGGGCAGGTGGAGATTGTTCCATCTGAGGAAGCGATCGCAATGGATGAGGAGCCTCTAAATGCAGTTAGACGCAAACGCAAGGCTTCCATCAATGTGGCGATGGATTTAGTCAAGCAGCAACAGGCAGATGCTGTATTTTCTGCCGGTCACTCTGGGGCAGCTATGGCATCTGCCTTGCTCCGTTTAGGACGATTGCCAGGAATTGACCGCCCAGCAATTGGAACTGTTTTTCCGACAATTATTGCTGGTAAACCAGTATTAGTACTTGATGTTGGCGCGAATGTAGATTGCCGTCCGAAGTTTTTAGAGCAGTTTGCCGTTATGGGATCTGCTTACAGTCAGTATGTCTTAGGTACAACCGAACCAAAAGTGGGTTTGTTGAATATTGGTGAAGAAGACTCTAAGGGCAATGATGCAGCCGTCCGCGCCCACCAACTACTCCGCGAAAATTCCCAAATTAATTTTATTGGCAATGCCGAAGGGCGTGATGTGCTTTCCGGTCGATTTGATGTGATTGTCTGCGATGGCTTTGTAGGCAATGTGTTATTAAAATTTGCCGAAGCTGTTGGAGAAGTGATTCTACAAATTTTGCGGGAAGAATTACCCCAAGGATTGCACGGTCAAATCGGTTCAGCACTCTTAAAACCAAACCTGAAGCGAATTAAGCAACGAATGGATCATGCAGAACACGGCGGAGCTTTGCTGTTAGGTGTGGCAGGAGTTTGTTTTATCGGTCACGGTAGCTCACAAGCACCTTCAGTTTTTAATGCAATTCGCATGGCCAAAGAAGCTGTTGATAACCAGGTGCTGCAACGAATTCAGTCCCAATATATCCTAGAGCGCGAAGGCAGTTAGCGATTCAGTTATAAGTCATGAGTTATTTGTCATTTGTCATTTGCCAGGACGAAAGACAAAAGACAAATGACTTGGTACCGGTGATGCCTCCGGCATGCCTAGGGCCAACGCCAGTTGCTCATGGGGGAAACCCTCAAGACCGCACTGGCTCACAAAAGACAAAAAGCTGATAGCTTGGGAGATTAGGAGTGCAAAACTTAGGCGTAGCAATTACCGGAAGTGGCTCGGCAGTGCCAGCAACTTCTTTACATAACCAGACATTGACTGAACTGGTTGAAACATCAGACGAGTGGATTACCACAAGAACGGGAATTCGTCAACGACGATTAGCGTCGCCGTCGGAGTCTTTGAGTGGGCTGGCCACTGCCGCCAGCATTCAGGCGATCGCAACATCGGGAATTAAACCAGAAGACCTAGACCTGATTTTGCTAGCGACTTCTACCCCTGATGATTTGTTTGGTAGTGCTTGTCAAGTACAGGCTCAATTAGGAGCTACCAACGCAGTAGCATTTGACTTGACAGCAGCTTGCTCTGGTTTTGTGTTTGGTCTGGTTACAGCAGCCCAATACATTAGAACAGGTGTGTACAAAAACGTACTTTTGATCGGGGCAGATATCCTCTCTCGCTGGGTAGATTGGCAAGATCGTAGCACCTGTGTATTATTCGGCGATGGTGCCGGGGCAGTAGTGTTACAGGCTGCCAAAAGCGATCGCTTATTAGGATTTGCCCTTAAAAGTGATGGGACTCAAAACCATTACCTCAAGCTTGCTTATGCAGGTGCTTCCCAAGAACTGCTTAATGGTGTAGATGTCACCAAAGGCGCTTATCAACCGATTACTATGAACGGCAAAGAAGTCTATCGCTTTGCTGTCCAAAAAGTACCAGAAATTATAGATAAAGCATTGTTTCAAGCCAACCTCAGCATTGACCAAATAGATTGGCTAGTTCTCCATCAAGCTAATCAACGCATTATCGATGCTGTTGCCCAACGCCTAAACATCCCAGAACATAAAGTTATCAGTAATCTTGCCCAGTATGGCAATACCTCTGCTGCTTCCATCCCCTTAGCTTTAGATGAAGCAGTGCGACAAGGTAAAATTAAACCCAATCATATTATTGCTACATCCGGCTTTGGTGCCGGTCTTACTTGGGGCGCAGCAATTTTTCAATGGGGAAGGTGAAGAATTAGGAGTTAAGAGTTATGAGTTATGAGTTTTAACTCCTAACTCCTCACTCCTAACTCCTCACTCCTAACTCCTCACTCCTAACTCCTCACTCCTCACTCCTAACTTTTCACTTTTCACTTTTCTGACCAATGACTAAAACTGCATGGGTGTTTCCCGGACAAGGTTCTCAAGTACTAGGAATGGGAATAGACTTATTAGATATACCTGCCGCTAAAGATAAATTTGCCCAAGCTGAGGAAATTTTAGGCTGGTCTGTAACCGAAATCTGTCAAAAAGAAGAAGTAAAGTTATCACAGACGCTATATACTCAGCCAATTCTTTATGTGGTAGAAACCATTCTTGCTGACCTTCTTCGCGAACGAGGACACCAGCCAGATTTAGTTGCTGGTCACAGTTTGGGAGAATATTCTGCCCTTTATGTAGCAGGTGTCTTTGAGTGGTCGACTGGTTTATATCTAGTAAAGCGTCGTGCAGAACTGATGGATAGTGCCGTCGGTGGGATGATGGCGGCTTTGATGAATTTTGACCGTGAAGAGTTGGAAAAAGTCATTGCTCAAACGCCCGATGTGGTGTTAGCAAACGACAATAGTTCGGCTCAGGTGGTAATTTCCGGCACGACTGAGGCTGTACAAGCAGTGATGACTCAAGTGAAAGCCAAGCGTGCTATTCCCCTAAAAGTTTCTGGAGCATTTCATTCACATTTAATCGCACCAGCAGCTACGGAATTTCAAGACATTTTAGAATCTGTAGAATTTCAATCAGCTACTGTGCCAGTATTGTCTAATGTAGAGCCAATTCCGTCTATTGATGCTGAGATTTTAAAGCAACGTTTGAATAAACAAATGACTGGTTCTGTAAGATGGCGAGAAATTTCTCTGCAATTACCAGTTAATGGTATTCAGCGAGTAGTAGAAGTTGGCCCTGGTAAAGTCTTAACTGGTTTGATTAAACGTAGTAGCCCTGATTTAATATTAGAAAATATCCAGAGTGCTGCTCATTTACCTGTTTAATTTTTTTAGAACTTTATTTCAAAGAAAAATTCTGTATCCTCATCCATAACACAATACGCTTGGGTTAAGGATTTTTAGGAGAACTATTCCAAATTATCAAAACAGAATTCAGGAGTGATATCATGTCCGCCAAATTACTTACGATATGTCATTGCGAGCGCAACGAAGTGGAGCGAAGCAATCACCAGGACTCTGCGATTTCTTCACTCCGT
This genomic interval from Nostoc sp. KVJ3 contains the following:
- a CDS encoding beta-ketoacyl-ACP synthase III gives rise to the protein MQNLGVAITGSGSAVPATSLHNQTLTELVETSDEWITTRTGIRQRRLASPSESLSGLATAASIQAIATSGIKPEDLDLILLATSTPDDLFGSACQVQAQLGATNAVAFDLTAACSGFVFGLVTAAQYIRTGVYKNVLLIGADILSRWVDWQDRSTCVLFGDGAGAVVLQAAKSDRLLGFALKSDGTQNHYLKLAYAGASQELLNGVDVTKGAYQPITMNGKEVYRFAVQKVPEIIDKALFQANLSIDQIDWLVLHQANQRIIDAVAQRLNIPEHKVISNLAQYGNTSAASIPLALDEAVRQGKIKPNHIIATSGFGAGLTWGAAIFQWGR
- the fabD gene encoding ACP S-malonyltransferase is translated as MTKTAWVFPGQGSQVLGMGIDLLDIPAAKDKFAQAEEILGWSVTEICQKEEVKLSQTLYTQPILYVVETILADLLRERGHQPDLVAGHSLGEYSALYVAGVFEWSTGLYLVKRRAELMDSAVGGMMAALMNFDREELEKVIAQTPDVVLANDNSSAQVVISGTTEAVQAVMTQVKAKRAIPLKVSGAFHSHLIAPAATEFQDILESVEFQSATVPVLSNVEPIPSIDAEILKQRLNKQMTGSVRWREISLQLPVNGIQRVVEVGPGKVLTGLIKRSSPDLILENIQSAAHLPV
- the plsX gene encoding phosphate acyltransferase PlsX; protein product: MGSTRVRIAIDAMGGDHAPGEIVAGAMRAKEELGVDILLVGDPQQIEAALPPKTNLGQVEIVPSEEAIAMDEEPLNAVRRKRKASINVAMDLVKQQQADAVFSAGHSGAAMASALLRLGRLPGIDRPAIGTVFPTIIAGKPVLVLDVGANVDCRPKFLEQFAVMGSAYSQYVLGTTEPKVGLLNIGEEDSKGNDAAVRAHQLLRENSQINFIGNAEGRDVLSGRFDVIVCDGFVGNVLLKFAEAVGEVILQILREELPQGLHGQIGSALLKPNLKRIKQRMDHAEHGGALLLGVAGVCFIGHGSSQAPSVFNAIRMAKEAVDNQVLQRIQSQYILEREGS